TTGCTGCTGTTATAATATCATGACATGGCCTTATCACATCCAAGTATAATACAGGTggaaaatggaaaaataataataatacactattACAAGTTTTATTTCgaattattctttttatttgtatagTTCTTATCGACTCTTACCTCGATAATGGGGCTGAGAAATCGCTTTCCAGTTACATTTTGAAGTCGCCTGGTGTAACAGCCTGGGATTGTCTTGACCTCTGCCGTGGTTTGGATTACAAATATGCTGGTGTTAATAACAAACACACTGAGTGTTATTGTGGTGACAGTGGTTATGATTCTGGTGGCACTGCAACTTACACGCAACGTGTTGAATCCGACGTAACACTTATGATGAACACAGGTTAGCCAtatgaatgttttgaattgttTTGGTTGTCATCAATTGACTTCAGATAGAGACGGGGAATATTTTTGGTCCATGTCCCGGAAATTTTGCAAAAGTTGTAGGAAATTAGAAGATTAATTAGTgattgagtaggcctacaatgcaCAGGGTGTATAAATAAGTTTATCATGTTGATGACATTAGTAAACTGACCCAGAGCATTATTCATAAACAAAAATCTGATTAAAATATGTGTGCGAACATGTATTTACCAGACATGATGTTATTGAGATTTGCCCTAAATCATATGTCCCAATAATACGAGTTGTCTCTAAAGAAGCATATTGTTGATCGAATTACGCGATGTTAGTTTTAGTCTTTAATCTTAATATTTAACAACAATTATGAGTTTCAATGTAAGCTCacttgaatttttaaaatagttttttaaatctaacgattattttattattattagtgttagtgttattgttattattattatttgttttagacGCATAGCCGACTATTTAGGTCCATCTGCAACGTTAGATTTTCCACTTACTTGGTACAGTACTTGATAATTTGCAATAAACTTGTATACAGatgtattttaaacatttctcTTTCAGTTCAGCCATGGGAATTACATCAAACGATTTCGGACACAAATTTTCCAAAAAAGACAGATTCTTTCGAACATGACggaaattattatataattgtacAAAGCACGGAAAACAGTGAAGCACGGCCACTACACactcatgtatataaatatagaaaatcAACCGAGCTTTTTGAACCACACCAGTTAATAGATAGCCCATATAAATTCAACACGTTTACATTAGTACAGGTAAAATTTCACATTTCTCACATTATTCATAATACAATAACACAAGTCCGTTTATACTACGCAAGATAAATAACGACGATAAACAGATATAAGCAACCATTTTcagcaacaaaataaaaatttaaaaacttttcatcctagaactatagaataacaaTTCATAAGTCCgataaaatgacgtcatgatcaacaACTAAATCAAACAATTTTATTCGTATTAacgtatgacgtaatttatttttaaaatattattttatagttttattttttttaaacgtttattctatagttctaggatgacaactttctaaaaatattttgttttctgtaaaaaaatagaaatgtatatatttagCGTTCGTTATCGTtcgtgtcctagtgggaaccaattgCAGAGAAggataacaaataaaaacattttcattattCTTTCTAATACCTGCTAAAAGTTTTCTGTagacatttttagtcgcgtggaagcgactctatagttcactatgtcggtcggtcggtctgtctgtcggtccggtatcactatgcgttttatcgctttatgaccttatcttgatatcagtttaatctagctaagtcaatttttcacagaatattccttattgccaggaatcgatgtggttatgttttcacggtgcgcaataaaaaattacgcggtctacgcacgatttaacgaaatcacgtttgtaatcatatcttaacaaccatgaatcacaattaaataaaatttggtactcataaatttcagggcataaatcatcatatggcaatacaattacgtgcgtagcgcatgtaacgcatgcgtacgcgcgcttaaaattttcaaaatttattttcgatgaaataagagtacgtttcaggcaattttaagcgtttacaaaattgccatgagtgcgcagatttttgcgttaaatgttattgcgcactcattttgcccgatttctgttttcttgacttacttttcaactcgaaattacgttatacgagcacgtcaaaagtgacaggctacgcacatgtaaattaaaaaaatataaatgtttttaaacatttcaacatttttaaacatgttcagtaatttcggtcagtatagttcactatgtcggtcggtccgtctgtctgtcggtctgtctgtctgtcggtctgtttgtctgtcggtccggtatcactatgcattgtagcacgcgacttaatggctgttggcatTGTTTAAGGTAATCGTAATATTTTACCCAATTCTCATAccacaatatttatattacagtaattatcATAAGCATATTCGTTAATACAGCATCGGTCATGTGTGGTGCTTGTATTATGTGATGCTACATTACGGAATTTTCCCATGATAATACTGCAGAAATCCAACGAAGAAATCTGCCGCAGAGTTCCCAAAATAATTACTCCATGAAATTATCACATCCTATATTTTCCTGGAAAATTTCATGGAAAATGACCCTGTTCCTTAGATATTTATCTATTTCCTCGAATGTAtgtcaaatactgtacaatacagaGATATAAAAGGCAAAGGAAACACCGAACATATGGTCATcacctatttattattatataacacctatataaattcctgtcatttgattggacgaatgtgggtcacatggcgtgcaatagtacgcactattcaacgatcgttaaatagtactttttgaaacatttttgtttgttatttagatgttatataaaacaaataatgaatgttttgtattcgtttaatggtacaaataatggcacttggtgaatgatgaaaggttatatcaactcggctttgcctcgttgatataacctttcatcattcacctcgtgccattatttgtaccattgcactcataaacattcattatttgtataatattgctGGATAATATTACTTAATAATATGAACGCATGgtgtatttttagtcgcgtggaagcgactctatagttcactatgtcggtcggtcggtctgtctgtcggtctgtctgtcggtctgtctgtcggtctgtctgtctgtctgtcggtccggtatcactatgcgttttatcgctttatgaccttatcttgatatcagtttactctagctaagtcaatttttcacagaatattccttatggccaggaatcgatgtggttatgttttcacggtgcgcaataaaacattacgcggtctacgcacgatttaacgaaatcacgtttgtaatcattatcttaacaaccatgaatcacaattaaataaaatttggtactcataaatttcagggcataaatcatcatatggcaatacaattacgtgcgtagcgcatgtaatgcatgcgtacgcgcgcttaaaattttaaaaatttattttcgatgaaataagagtacgtttcaggcaattttaagcgtttacaaaattgccatgagtgcgcagatttttgcgcgcgcactgcgcgttaaatgttattgcgcactgtttttgcccgatttctgttttcttgacttacttttcaactcgaaattacgttatacgagcacgtcaaaagtgacaggctacgcacgtgtaaattaaaaaaatataaatgtttttaaacatttcaacatttttaaacatgttcagtaatttcggtcagtatagttcactatgtcggtcggtccgtctgtctgtcggtctgtctgtctgtctgtctgtcggtctgtttgtctgtcggtccggtatcactatgcattgtagcacgcgactttatggctgttggccttgttaaattaaaatttagaaagttaaattatgattatttgCAGGCTTACAGACAATGGTACTTGATATTTCCACCGATAAAAGATATTTCAACCAATAGTATGAGTGGCCTAAAGGCAGCGTTCTATCGGTTAGAGGGAAATTACTTCATAAAGCATTTTGAGAAGGATACTTGTAGTAGTTATGGATGGGGCAGCTTTACCGTGAATAATGACGTGTATATCATTGAGGGCAACAGCTATGGGGAACCATGTGATTCGCCTAATTCAAACGGCAATTTGAAGATATATAAATggatatgacgtcatcacgaACGTGGATTCTAGACTATGATATAATCAACCTAATACATTGGGTAAGAGCAGGGTTAGTTAGAAGTCATTAAAACGCAATAATTATTCAAGCTCATGTTTTTGCTTTTCCACATTTtattttagacaattttttcTGAGATACATAAGCTAGATAAATTGTAAGCTATATGTTTCGTATTCGTAACTACTAGTTTACCActacaataataaaaacttaTCTCACcaatgaatatacagtatacagatgcacaatatataaaatgataaattacaGGTAAAATGCGTTAACAAATTTTATATTAGGAAAAATACACGGGAAAGTAGTTAACCTTTTGATTACAGCAAAACCAAATTAATTCTCGATAATTATTGTGGTGAAAACATATGTTGACCTAGTTTGTAAATTCTATTCTAATTCAACGTTAtcgtaaattaattaataaaggaattttgaacaaaaatacaacaaatcTAGATTATTTCCATATTATATTGcttactataatataataggcctatt
This is a stretch of genomic DNA from Antedon mediterranea chromosome 3, ecAntMedi1.1, whole genome shotgun sequence. It encodes these proteins:
- the LOC140044813 gene encoding uncharacterized protein, producing the protein MKLDDSFRDHYKSSLVDAWDKVSKVKIALYDNGESKLSLIFNAVGATKTEWFTKARLLNYPWKDLRTKTPATFNMVMTGTNGRRYWNIFDVLGNCRDRILWLSVAPFVGCIHELTEPVPVFMYSDRKTSIKAQPDVLIDSYLDNGAEKSLSSYILKSPGVTAWDCLDLCRGLDYKYAGVNNKHTECYCGDSGYDSGGTATYTQRVESDVTLMMNTVQPWELHQTISDTNFPKKTDSFEHDGNYYIIVQSTENSEARPLHTHVYKYRKSTELFEPHQLIDSPYKFNTFTLVQAYRQWYLIFPPIKDISTNSMSGLKAAFYRLEGNYFIKHFEKDTCSSYGWGSFTVNNDVYIIEGNSYGEPCDSPNSNGNLKIYKWI